The proteins below are encoded in one region of Penaeus monodon isolate SGIC_2016 chromosome 32, NSTDA_Pmon_1, whole genome shotgun sequence:
- the LOC119593772 gene encoding uncharacterized protein LOC119593772, giving the protein MYKSSLLLLFTVFTTGVWGQKCYVCKNQDENTGKCATTVQECSFGEDYCLSEIRWGSTPFWEIGAPMQYYISKKCATQEECVATISKYMPKCQRIWWRDWKCAECCKGDRCNYYITLGSSTVSSNIALMLLAGTLTLFLPMFH; this is encoded by the exons ATGTATAaatcatctctcctccttcttttcacgGTTTTTACTACAG GAGTATGGGGTCAGAAGTGCTATGTCTGCAAGAACCAAGATGAAAACACTGGGAAGTGTGCAACAACAGTGCAGGAATGCAGCTTTGGAGAAGATTATTGTCTTTCAGAAATTAGATGGGGAA GCACACCCTTCTGGGAGATTGGTGCTCCAATGCAGTATTACATCAGCAAGAAATGTGCAACACAGGAAGAATGTGTGGCTACCATATCAAAATACATGCCAAAATGTCAACGTATCTGGTGGAGAGATTGGAAATGTGCTGAATGCTGCAAAGGTGATCGTTGCAATTACTACATCACG CTGGGTTCATCTACAGTCTCATCAAACATTGCATTAATGTTGTTGGCAGGAACACTCACACTTTTTCTACCAATGTTCCACTGA